tcggccgcctccaagcacatgccgacatgcgccaagtggatgctcatattcgactccaaaaggatttaattgaagagttgtaggcgcggaggactgcacggtgttagtttttttttttgtaattttataattttgtaatttttttaatgtacctttttttaatttaaatgaaattattgcattttcccgtatatgtgtcgtaagttgaattccgtattttgtgtgattgttatttttataattttgtttattatggctgggctattgtttgtccagttgcttgtcctgatgatgtggcaggaggagttctaGTGCTGAttatgtggcaggaggagtttgtggctgagctatggttgggctattgctattggagatgctctaagagtttctctcttcaatctcccaattctctctcttttgtctcacatttctcatttgtgctatttgTGCTAacattttaattattcaagtgctactcttatactccctccgtcccatgctactcgcacttttcattttaggccgtaaatttgggattgatttttttgtgtaattaaaaaaaaatttaggtgtaatgagacatcacttaataaaagagctcttaacttaaactaacatattaattaaatgcattaattctaacttaaattataaatagtgtaaggactttgtgacgagccgaaaagcaaacgtgcgagtagcacgggacggagggagtattacgcattgttatacttGTTCTATAGTTCTATAAATtgtctttctcaattgctaaaacaaaaaaactataattccatatttctacTATAATTCCACAAACTATCaagatgtcttcatcccgagaaggtcgtgttgataagggaaaagAAAAGTCCAAGAGGCCAAGTCGAAAATCCGTCATTGATGAGATTTCTCAAAGGAACATGGATatgtggcaggttaatatttattatctactgatattattaattatgaattacattacattattgttcataattctatttgatatttacactacaaatattattttgtagaatCGAGAAGATCAAGATATGGCcaatgctattgctctctcccGCTCTCAATCCCAAGGCGGACGTGGATATGGTGgtggcgatgcttatgttggtagtggtagtggtgctcccggtgcCTATTCTCAACAAATTCCAACCTCGGTGAATCTTgacgacgacgatgatgatgacaaggaggaggaggaggaggaggaggaggaggaggaggaagaagaggcgGAAGAGTAACAACAACAAGAAATGctacccccaccaccaccaaggagtcgccgtggtcgtggtcgtggaaACCCTTCTTAACCTCCTAAACCAattgaaaggtctttaacctcaaacatcatggTCAAACATTTCAAGATGGAACGAGATAGTACCGATCCGAACATTTTAaagtgtattgcaactattgcgaaaacgtatacacattaaCAAAGGGTGGACGATatggtacatttacccgtcacatggagaaagcacatccggtcgagtttggtatcactccaacccaaactcaactcaactttcaacatggagccgggaccgggagtgggacgggttcatcccaaacatcaggtatgtgtagcacTACTCTTTTAAAATAGGGTCACAAAAATGCTCtaaatgtgatgtctagatttgatgtgatgaaacattttccattcaatgcttttgataacgatgcgtTTGAGTTGAGTATGCGACAAGTTTATAATGctgctgcaagaaaattgagtcgaacttctaTGACTTGAGCTGTTGTTCGACAATGCTTagaaaagaaggcgcaattaggtacgtttattgtTAACTTGGGTCATAAAGTTTTGATTTGCTcggatgtgtggactgattgtttttgcaaaaattCATATATAGGCATCACtatgcatttcgttgatcatagttggactttgaacaaacgtttgattgcatttcgggaatttcccgcaccacacactgcacaagcaattgctcaattgatcattcaagttttgaatgaatttcaattgatcagtataatttttctgttggttttgatgaTGCAAGTGCTAACACTGGTAGTATAGATGAACTCATCAGTGCCATGCTCTCCAGTTATCAAtgacaaatattttcatgtgcgatgtattgctcatattttgaatttgtgtgttcaagatgcgattgatttgtggcaaaagtatgttgatcctattagaactgttGTTAAgctgattcataacaaagctcctactggtagagcttggaagaaatattgtcatAGCAAGCAGTGCAGGTACACCAattttcgtttggatgtttcaactcgttaGAACTCGACGTACGTGATGTTGGAGTCGACCTTGAACCACATtgaatatttatgtgatttttttagaagttgcccgcatgttccttctgattttcTTTTGATACCCTTTTGTTGGGACCACAACATGAATTTGTTTCGATTATTCCaagctttcaaaaatgccactgttgagttatccggtgtttattatcctacttctgtgcgcgttttagagcattgcatgtatgtggcaattggttttaagacatgtgtgaaaaatactcaattcatagagttgaaggctattttgttttatatggttgaaaaatggttgaAATATTTTGCGCGTATtctaaatgtgtttttgattgcaaaatgattggatccaaagtggaagttgcacagtgttcataaaattttagacatgtactatggttgtttgcacgattTGGATTTTTTCTCAACTTCGCGAAATGGGTTTGACAAGAGAAGAAGGCTTTGAACTAAGTCTTCCGAATGTTGAAGAAATtaaactaaggttagatagtgcacttcatGCTCTCTACACGGAATATGAAATGCAGTATAACACCATTCACCAGGTACGTGttcctcctagtccttctatatttgattttggtgggGGAAACTATAGCAACGTTATGATTGATCCAGatgtagtatcacaattgcaagatctatacggtgcTACAACTAATAGGACTAGAGCTACTAGtgagttagatatatatttggaatcgcgctctatttttcatgatgcaggtcctcctactcaacaaattgacgtcctcgattggtggggaacagatgacaaagagtttccgatactctcggtaatggctaaggagattttcgCCATTCCCGCTTCCACCTTCGCCgttgagcaagcttttagtgtcggcggttgtgttctatacgacaaaaggagcaatctctccgctgaaaacatggaagccactatgttacttgatgattgggcaaaggcggacatgagagcacaagagtcggatttcgacttccgtgtagagagtgatggtgaagacttTTCTATCGATGACGAGGTCGGAAGCGAGGGCGCTCAATAATATCAATGACCAGGGGGGTGAGCGGCGAGCacggccgaccaaaaaggtaagcaaggtaagagaactacgtgggctttgattcctagtaaaattgtggatacgtaggcaactcaacttaaatttgaaaagtttaactttgaaagttaaGTTGAGCTccagcccttttcaattttttcctttttccctcATTTcgtgttttttatttatgttccgacgacacttgtaaattatatcacattttgtatatgtattgtaaattataatgtatcgtttacaactcaaattcaacaaaattgatatgattttcaACTTactcgtcttatttcaatttaaattatccattgtcttgttccaatttattatataagttcaaattacatagaaaaaaaatatatgaaaaaccGCCAAAACCGAACTGAAACTGCGAGAACCGTCTGAAAACCGAcagttcggaaccggaaccggaaccgccggttttttaaCCGAAACCGTAACCGTAACCGTAACcttgaaatagcctcacggttcggttgcGGTTtcacattttctaaaatcgGAACCGTCGATTcatgaaccgtgggcaacactaagTGTATAATAACAATAATCTATTTTCGCTCGAATGGTTTGTAGGGGAACCCTGCCTTCTCTGATCCATTCCATATGGACAATTTCTTTTctgtataagagcatctccagtgggcggacatcccactaggacatccattAGGACATCCCacaaacacctcctgccacgtcactaggacttcccatcccactgccacgtcactaggacatcccctgcacaatccgcccttcccactaggacatcccgcaataaaaaaaatcatacatttacaaataaaacaatttacatttacggaaataaaatttgaccgagaatacgaacgggaaaaattaacaacttcatcggaaaaaacatacattattcgaaaaaaaattttacatactaataaaaaaaacttcatacattatcacgtcaacccctccgagtggtgcgaatgaaataaaattcaacgagccgtatatatagagtttaaaaaaaaaaaatttaaaaacgggacgtccgactggacgtccgactggacgccacaatggcggacgtccgcccgcccgtcgcgccgacgtccgaggacacccgacgtcctcacgggacgtccgtatccgaccctaaacgccataatggcggacgtccgaccggatgtccgaccggacgtccgccattggagttgctctaagagcatccgcagcggtggcgaaagacgccaccgccgtccgcgccgttggcaaggcgcaggaccgccgccgctgcagccgcgccgctggcacggcgctgctcgatgtatcgagcacgtccgtgccagcggacgcacacgtggcgcgctcccattcgtcaacggcatagccgttgtgtttaaacttttttttatttttttttaaaaatcggtatttaattataaataatgctaaaaaataaaaaaaaaatattttccaaatcccaaaaatatggccgtttttttcccgttttttctgaatttttttgatttttttttgattttttttcccccaaaatcatctataaatacacacattcatcatccatttatcacatcaaatcatctctcattcatctctcattcataattctcatacaaactatcaacacattcatcacccactcaaaatctcaaatggatttcacccatattatggcggaagcggaacgcgaagaacaagaatactacgaacaacatcgtgccgcttacgaagcatatgtcgcggcgaatacccctgctcctcctcctcaacgaaccagatcaaatcgacggtacatccatcgtgaccgggagggagcccacgaagctcaacagcgaggtctcccctacgccgaggcgagcatacgacggttggccagaggatcgagacaagacacacaatgcgcgatactcgaatccacaatcaactacaagaagacctaatcaatcacatgtgggcgaaattcggcaacgagtagtgtcatttttaatttttaggattttaattatgtaatttttaatttttaggattttaattatgtaatttttaatttttaggattttaattatgcaatgtttaattttatttgtcatttgtaatatttattgtgggttttaaatgaattttaatattatggaaatgtttttgtgtaattgaattttatattaattgtgctcgtccttgcggaagagcacagttgtgggtgttgtgctcttgccagagagcaggcatgaatagtaccgcccgggcccacaaccgtgccgctggcaagagcacagttgtggatgctctaagcactGCAATTTGTACTTGAACTCCTTTGTGTCCATTTGAAATGATACAATTGGACTATTTTTCGTTGATATAGGgcgtattattattattatatgagGAAGGGGGCTACTGTAGATGgggaaaataaaagtaaatttccCAAATTTCAGTATACAATTATCGTAGAACCCCTTTTCTGTCTGAATCCAATTAGCTAGCTGAAAAACCCTGATCAACTACGACGACGGATCCAAGGCGCTGCTAGAGACGATTGTGAATTCTCGAAGTATATCGGTAAGACAATGTTTgtgaattaattattaattcacTTCATTTCTGTTTGTAATTTTTGCTGATTTTCTGGAATTTTTCACatatgttgtttttatttttgccTCATTTATCTTCGAGTACTCGAAAAATGAGAATCTTTAGGGCTGTGCTGATTGATAGACTGGAATCCATGAGGGTAATCTTTGATGATTTTTGTCGGTAGCAATAAGAAATTTAGAGGccatatttttttgtgtaatttttcCGTGAGTAGTGAGGAAGATCCGGTGTTTTGCTTTCTTTGAGTTTTTCATATTCTGTATTTTGCAGTTTGTAATTGAGTTTCTCGTGTTCACAGTTTAATCAATGCTAGAAGCAGTAGTTTGGAGAAACTGTGGATGCTATGGTGGATTTTGAGGACAATGTGGGAAGTGGCGAACAAAGTATTGCGTCAAATGTAGTCGACATTGTAGATGCTGCAAAGAGTCGGGAGGGCCAGGTAAGCAGTTCGTCTAGAAGAGATGCTGTGGGGATTGAAGGAGACACCTTTGAACCACATGATGGCATTGAGTTCGACTCCCATGAGGCTGCCTATTCGTTTTATCAGGAATATGCAAAGTCTATGGGTTTCACCACCTCGATCAAAAACAGCCGCCgctcaaagaaaacaaaagaattcATTGATGCTAAATTTGCATGTTCAAGATATGGAGTCACACCAGAATCAGAGAGTGGTGTCAGCAGAAGGCCGAGTGTTAAGAAGACGGATTGTAAAGCCAGTATGCATGTGAAGAAGAAACGAGATGGTAAGTGGTATATTCATGAGTTTGTAAAGGAACACAATCATGAGCTTTTGCCTGCCTTAGCATATCATTTTCGTATCCATAGGAATGTGAAGTTAGCTGAGAAGAGTAACATAGACATTCTGTATGCGGTTAGTGAGAGGACGAGGAAGATGTATGTTGAGATGTCGAGACAAGCTATAGTGAGTCAAAATTGTTGCCtcaccaagaatgagtttgatCACCAGTTTGACAGAGGTAGGTTCCTGGCCCTAGAAGAGGGGGATGCTCAAATTGTCTTAGAATATTTCGTGCAAATCCAGAAGGAGAATCCTTGTTTCTTTTATGCAATCGACTTGAACGAAGATCAGCGAGTGAGGAACTTGTTCTGGGTCGATGCAAAAAGCAGGAAAGACTATGCCACCTTCAATGATGTTGTGTTCTTCGATACTAGTTACACAAAAAGCAGCGAGAAGATGCCTATTGCTCTGTTCCTTGGGGTGAACCATCATTTCCAGCCTATGATGCTTGGATGTGCATTGCTAGCTGATGAAACCAAACCGACATTTGTTTGGTTAATGAAGACATGGCTCAGAGCGATGGGCGGCCAATCTCCGAAAGTTATAATCAGCGATCAAGATAAACAATTGAAATCAGCAATTGAAGAAGTTATGCCATATTCACACCATTGCTTTGCTTTATGGCATATTTTGGAAAGGGTCCCCGAAACCCTTGCCCACGTGCTAAAAAAACATGAGAATTTCATGAAAAAGTTCAACAAGTGCATTTTCAAGTCATTGACAGATGAAGAGTTTGACATGAGGTGGTGGAAGATGGTCAGTCGATTTGAGCTACAAGAAAATGAATGGATTCATTCAATCTATGTGGACCATAAAAAGTGGGTTCCTTCGTTCATGAGGGATACATTTCTGGCTGGGATGTCCCCACATCAGCGATCGGATAGTGTGAATTCCTTTTTTGACAAATACATTCATAAGAAGATCAATTTGAAAGAGTTTGTGAGACAATACGGGGCAATAATTCAGAACCAGTACGAAGATGAAGACATGGCAGACTTC
This sequence is a window from Salvia splendens isolate huo1 chromosome 5, SspV2, whole genome shotgun sequence. Protein-coding genes within it:
- the LOC121804976 gene encoding protein FAR-RED IMPAIRED RESPONSE 1-like — translated: MVDFEDNVGSGEQSIASNVVDIVDAAKSREGQVSSSSRRDAVGIEGDTFEPHDGIEFDSHEAAYSFYQEYAKSMGFTTSIKNSRRSKKTKEFIDAKFACSRYGVTPESESGVSRRPSVKKTDCKASMHVKKKRDGKWYIHEFVKEHNHELLPALAYHFRIHRNVKLAEKSNIDILYAVSERTRKMYVEMSRQAIVSQNCCLTKNEFDHQFDRGRFLALEEGDAQIVLEYFVQIQKENPCFFYAIDLNEDQRVRNLFWVDAKSRKDYATFNDVVFFDTSYTKSSEKMPIALFLGVNHHFQPMMLGCALLADETKPTFVWLMKTWLRAMGGQSPKVIISDQDKQLKSAIEEVMPYSHHCFALWHILERVPETLAHVLKKHENFMKKFNKCIFKSLTDEEFDMRWWKMVSRFELQENEWIHSIYVDHKKWVPSFMRDTFLAGMSPHQRSDSVNSFFDKYIHKKINLKEFVRQYGAIIQNQYEDEDMADFDTWHKQPALKSPSPWEKQMSAIYTHAIFRRFQIEVLGVVGCHPKKEKEYGGNTTFRVDDCEKNENFVVTWNQAKVEVSCSCLMFEYKGFLCRHAMIVLQICGLSSIPSQYILKRWTKDAKNKQMLVEGTERIRNRIQRYNDLCKRAIGLGEEGSSSEENYNIACHALVEALKTCVNINNENPVECSSNTGGLRFTEEEDLLLPPAKTIRKNNTSKKRKTQPEPEAVAIDTQDGLQQMEPLSSEGIPLNGYYGSQQHVHGLLNLMEPPNDTFYVGQQTMQGLGQLHSLASSHDSFYGAQQSMPAMGHLDFRQPTYTYGMQDEQSIRPAQLPGTARHA